In one window of Nocardiopsis aegyptia DNA:
- a CDS encoding sulfotransferase family protein codes for MKQPSYILVVNGTKVQRPVFVLGAPHSGVAVIARALSRAPGFHLGAGASGVLNTVYAVARRPSLATEKVSATATLLREAYAEAWQLTPLTCPQCPGPWARVPANTSAEPCEHSARVSRYGDASPDLLYCAPALYAAFPDALFVQIIRDGRDVVTAMMEDERSLAWLKPSFMKVDHEFPNHFFGLEDESDLSAFSDGSTPAKCAMRWRGAVRMSARLRREIGPERLLTLRYEDVHGGEVDTAERLRAFTGARVSATELLTDRSWGIGAWRERLTRDDHGDVHEVASVELSRLGYA; via the coding sequence ATGAAGCAGCCCTCCTACATCCTCGTGGTCAACGGGACCAAGGTCCAGCGCCCCGTGTTCGTCCTGGGCGCACCCCACTCCGGGGTCGCGGTGATCGCGCGTGCCCTGTCCCGTGCCCCCGGCTTCCACCTCGGCGCGGGCGCCTCCGGCGTGCTCAACACCGTGTACGCGGTGGCCAGACGGCCCTCCCTCGCCACCGAGAAGGTGTCGGCGACGGCGACCCTGCTGCGCGAGGCCTACGCCGAGGCCTGGCAGCTCACCCCGCTGACCTGCCCGCAGTGCCCCGGTCCTTGGGCCCGGGTGCCCGCCAACACGTCCGCCGAGCCCTGCGAGCACAGTGCGCGCGTGAGCCGGTACGGGGACGCGAGCCCCGACCTGCTCTACTGCGCCCCGGCCCTGTACGCGGCCTTCCCCGACGCCCTGTTCGTGCAGATCATCCGGGACGGCCGCGACGTCGTCACCGCGATGATGGAGGACGAGCGCTCGCTCGCCTGGCTCAAGCCGAGCTTCATGAAGGTCGACCACGAGTTCCCCAACCACTTCTTCGGGTTGGAGGACGAGTCGGACCTGTCCGCGTTCTCCGACGGCTCCACGCCCGCCAAGTGCGCGATGCGCTGGCGGGGCGCGGTGCGGATGTCGGCGCGCCTGCGCCGGGAGATCGGCCCCGAGCGGCTGCTGACCCTGCGCTACGAGGACGTGCACGGCGGCGAGGTCGACACGGCCGAGCGCCTGCGCGCGTTCACGGGGGCGCGGGTGTCGGCGACCGAGCTGCTGACGGACCGGTCCTGGGGCATCGGCGCGTGGCGCGAGCGCCTGACCCGCGACGACCACGGCGACGTCCACGAGGTGGCCTCGGTGGAGCTGTCGAGGCTCGGCTACGCCTGA
- a CDS encoding RidA family protein, translated as MDLTPHKIINPLSLSEPVGYAHALVVTPGRAVHIGGQTARRPDGAVVGESVVQQFDQALANTVEALRSAGAEPGHVVSMHVYTTAMNSYRVNLRTLGSVYRRHMGRYYPPMSVVGVTDLLDAAALVEVVCTAVVPDMRDADTLDDEEAWELVEEIDESLVTGPFGRREPAAESERAGP; from the coding sequence GTGGACCTGACACCGCACAAGATCATCAACCCGCTGTCCCTGTCCGAGCCGGTCGGGTACGCGCACGCGCTCGTGGTCACACCCGGGCGCGCCGTCCACATCGGTGGGCAGACGGCGCGCCGCCCCGACGGGGCGGTCGTCGGTGAGAGCGTGGTGCAGCAGTTCGACCAGGCGCTGGCCAACACGGTGGAGGCGTTGCGCTCCGCGGGCGCCGAGCCCGGGCACGTGGTGAGCATGCACGTGTACACCACCGCCATGAACTCCTACCGGGTCAACCTCCGGACGCTGGGATCGGTCTACCGCCGCCACATGGGCCGCTACTACCCGCCGATGTCGGTCGTGGGCGTCACCGACCTGCTCGACGCCGCGGCGCTCGTGGAAGTGGTCTGCACGGCCGTGGTCCCGGACATGCGCGACGCCGACACCCTCGACGACGAGGAGGCGTGGGAACTGGTCGAGGAGATCGACGAGTCGCTCGTCACCGGCCCCTTCGGCCGCCGGGAGCCCGCCGCGGAGAGCGAGAGGGCCGGTCCTTAG
- a CDS encoding Dps family protein, translating into MTSTDRSTETPRPRSSQPWLHQRGKEIQEFGSVRQLPVGLSYNARMYSCQRLNQVLADTQILHSLYKKHHWLMRGQTFYQLHLLMDKHADEQTALVDSIAERVQTLGGVAVGDPRHVAEITNVPRPPNGVEEVPAMLSRLLEAHETILEDAHDAAARTQEQGDDGTNDLLVSDVIRTGELQAWFLAEHLVDTPIVHS; encoded by the coding sequence GTGACGAGCACGGACCGTTCGACGGAGACGCCCAGGCCACGCAGCAGCCAGCCGTGGCTGCACCAGAGGGGGAAGGAGATCCAGGAGTTCGGGTCTGTCCGCCAGCTGCCGGTCGGGTTGTCCTACAACGCGCGGATGTACTCGTGCCAGCGCCTCAACCAGGTCCTGGCCGACACGCAGATCCTGCACAGCCTGTACAAGAAGCACCACTGGCTGATGCGGGGCCAGACCTTCTACCAGCTGCACCTGCTCATGGACAAGCACGCCGACGAGCAGACCGCGCTGGTCGACAGCATCGCCGAGCGCGTCCAGACGCTGGGCGGCGTGGCCGTGGGGGATCCCAGGCACGTCGCGGAGATCACCAACGTCCCCCGGCCCCCGAACGGTGTCGAGGAGGTGCCCGCCATGCTCTCGCGCCTGCTCGAAGCGCACGAGACCATCCTGGAGGACGCCCACGACGCCGCGGCCCGCACGCAGGAGCAGGGCGACGACGGCACGAACGACCTGCTGGTGTCGGACGTGATCCGCACCGGGGAGCTCCAGGCCTGGTTCCTGGCCGAGCACCTGGTGGACACGCCGATCGTCCACTCGTGA
- a CDS encoding TetR/AcrR family transcriptional regulator has product MTVAQPRSQDRTVVLTPAARRILDVAGDLFYTRGINTVGMELVAERAEVTKKTIYDRFGSKQRLVVEYLRERDARWRAHLTGYLERADDTPRARIAATYDALDAWMGEENPRGCAMVNAYAELADPDHPGRAVAAEQKRWLRALYTDLAARTGADDPRDLADALAMLHEGAVVAQNVTGVQGAARIARAAADALVTACTGPTGSTAQA; this is encoded by the coding sequence ATGACCGTCGCCCAGCCCCGGTCCCAGGACCGGACGGTCGTCCTGACCCCGGCCGCGCGCCGCATCCTCGACGTGGCCGGTGACCTCTTCTACACCCGCGGCATCAACACCGTCGGCATGGAACTGGTCGCCGAACGCGCGGAGGTCACCAAGAAGACCATCTACGACCGGTTCGGCTCCAAGCAGCGGCTCGTCGTCGAGTACCTGCGCGAGCGCGACGCCCGCTGGCGGGCCCATCTGACCGGCTACCTGGAGCGCGCCGACGACACCCCGCGCGCCCGCATCGCCGCCACCTACGACGCCCTGGACGCGTGGATGGGCGAGGAGAACCCGCGCGGCTGTGCCATGGTCAACGCCTACGCCGAGCTGGCGGACCCCGACCACCCCGGCCGCGCCGTGGCCGCCGAGCAGAAGCGGTGGCTGCGCGCGCTCTACACCGACCTGGCCGCCCGGACGGGGGCCGACGACCCGCGGGACCTGGCCGACGCCCTGGCGATGCTGCACGAGGGCGCGGTCGTCGCCCAGAACGTGACGGGTGTCCAGGGCGCCGCCCGCATCGCACGCGCCGCGGCCGACGCGCTCGTGACCGCGTGCACGGGACCCACGGGGTCCACGGCTCAGGCGTAG
- a CDS encoding NADP-dependent oxidoreductase: MTEHMRIIQQDELGGPEVLRLVEAPRPEPRPTEIQVRVHAAAVNPTDWKQRTSGYWYSLPIAQGWDVSGVVTAVAPGVTRLAVGDEVYGMPNFPQRPGAYADYVTAPSRHFARKPATLDHVEAAAIPLAALTAWQSLVDAAGVHEGQRVLVHAAGGGVGHFAVQIARARGARVIGTASAGKHDLVRDLGAHELVDHRAVDFADVVGGVDVVLDTIGGDYLERSMRTLAPGGLYIGLSNPFDVDGIVAAAVEEGRGVRGTTVVVEPDHAALEAITALVEDGRLRPVVSGTFPLEEASRAHEQGEEGRVAGKLVLTLT, translated from the coding sequence ATGACAGAGCACATGCGCATCATCCAGCAGGACGAGCTCGGCGGCCCGGAGGTCCTGCGCCTCGTCGAGGCCCCCCGGCCCGAACCCCGGCCCACCGAGATCCAGGTGCGCGTCCACGCCGCGGCGGTCAATCCGACGGACTGGAAGCAGCGGACGAGCGGCTACTGGTACTCGCTGCCCATCGCGCAGGGCTGGGACGTCTCCGGCGTCGTCACGGCGGTCGCCCCCGGCGTGACCCGCCTGGCCGTGGGCGACGAGGTCTACGGGATGCCGAACTTCCCCCAGCGGCCCGGCGCCTACGCCGACTACGTCACCGCCCCCTCCCGGCACTTCGCCCGCAAGCCGGCGACCCTGGACCACGTCGAGGCCGCGGCGATCCCCCTGGCCGCGCTCACCGCCTGGCAGTCCTTGGTCGACGCGGCCGGCGTCCACGAGGGTCAGCGCGTACTGGTGCACGCCGCTGGCGGCGGCGTGGGCCACTTCGCCGTGCAGATCGCCCGGGCCCGGGGCGCCCGCGTGATCGGCACCGCCAGTGCGGGCAAGCACGACCTGGTGCGCGACCTGGGCGCGCACGAGCTCGTGGACCACAGGGCGGTGGACTTCGCCGACGTCGTGGGCGGCGTCGACGTGGTCCTCGACACGATCGGCGGCGACTACCTGGAGCGCTCGATGCGCACACTCGCCCCGGGTGGGCTCTACATCGGCCTGTCCAACCCGTTCGACGTCGACGGCATCGTCGCGGCGGCGGTCGAGGAGGGCCGGGGAGTCCGCGGCACCACGGTGGTGGTGGAGCCCGACCACGCCGCGCTGGAGGCGATCACCGCCCTGGTCGAGGACGGGCGGCTGCGACCGGTGGTCAGCGGCACCTTCCCCCTGGAGGAGGCGTCACGGGCGCATGAGCAGGGCGAGGAGGGACGTGTCGCCGGCAAGCTCGTGCTGACGCTGACCTAG
- a CDS encoding MerR family transcriptional regulator, giving the protein MRPIDLAREHGLSAQAVRNYEDEGILPSAERSASGYRRYTAVHAQALRAFLALRAGFGHGTAAEVMRAAGRDDEAVLFRLIDQAHADLLQERRTLDEVTEALGALTADPEPHTGGVTIGALAHRLRMHPASLRKWERAGILRPERDPATGYRLYPPDAVRDAHAAVQLRRGGYGLAGIADFVARLRSAGGTDALDDLLRQWRAAISRRSRAMLAAGRPLDDYLSLLARGRSGTGP; this is encoded by the coding sequence ATGCGACCGATCGATCTCGCCCGCGAGCACGGGCTCTCCGCGCAGGCGGTCCGCAACTACGAGGACGAGGGCATCCTGCCGTCGGCCGAACGCAGTGCCAGTGGGTACCGCCGCTACACGGCCGTCCACGCGCAGGCACTGCGCGCCTTCCTCGCCCTGCGCGCCGGATTCGGGCACGGGACGGCGGCGGAGGTCATGCGGGCCGCGGGACGCGACGACGAGGCGGTCCTGTTCCGGCTGATCGACCAGGCGCACGCCGACCTCCTCCAGGAGCGCCGCACCCTCGACGAGGTCACCGAGGCGCTCGGCGCCCTCACAGCGGACCCGGAACCCCACACGGGCGGGGTGACCATCGGAGCGCTCGCCCACCGGCTCCGGATGCACCCGGCGTCGCTGCGCAAGTGGGAGCGCGCCGGGATCCTGCGGCCCGAGCGCGACCCGGCCACGGGATACCGCCTCTACCCGCCGGACGCGGTCCGCGACGCCCACGCGGCCGTCCAGTTGCGGCGCGGCGGCTACGGGCTGGCCGGGATCGCGGACTTCGTGGCGCGGCTGCGGTCCGCCGGCGGCACCGACGCCCTCGACGACCTCCTCCGGCAGTGGCGCGCCGCCATCTCCCGGCGGAGCCGCGCCATGCTCGCGGCGGGTCGGCCGCTCGACGACTACCTGTCCCTGCTCGCGCGCGGCCGGTCGGGCACGGGGCCGTGA
- a CDS encoding winged helix-turn-helix transcriptional regulator, translated as MYTTPDLQAFGGADAYLRSCASRSVVELISNKWVCLVIGALAAGPMRFGALRRRLDGITQKMLTRTLRDLERSGLVGREVFPTTPPQVEYSLTPLGEDLGVLMGAIRVWAEEHMNEITEARTDYDARVQEPVRPL; from the coding sequence ATGTATACGACCCCTGACCTGCAAGCATTCGGCGGCGCCGATGCCTATCTCCGCAGCTGCGCCTCACGGAGTGTGGTGGAGCTCATCTCCAACAAGTGGGTGTGCCTGGTGATCGGCGCGCTGGCCGCCGGGCCGATGCGGTTCGGCGCCCTGCGCCGTCGGCTGGACGGCATCACCCAGAAGATGCTCACCCGGACCCTGCGCGACCTGGAGCGCAGCGGACTCGTCGGCCGGGAGGTCTTCCCCACCACCCCGCCCCAGGTGGAGTACAGCCTGACCCCGCTCGGGGAGGACCTGGGCGTGCTGATGGGGGCGATCCGGGTCTGGGCCGAGGAGCACATGAACGAGATCACCGAGGCGCGCACGGACTACGACGCCCGGGTCCAGGAGCCCGTCCGCCCGCTCTGA
- a CDS encoding rhamnogalacturonan acetylesterase: MIRRSFLAASAAVLGAPLIATPAWAAPGRAPRVFVTGDSTASTYAAHEAPRTGWGQALELFLGHGATVDNRALSGASSKSFADLGLLDGVLADIRPGDHLLVSFGHNDSKSADPDRYTEPWSTYQEQLTVYLDGARERGAHPVLVTSVERRRFTGDGAPRESHGDYPAAMRALADREDVPLVDLTALSLELWGELGPEGTKGHFLWLDPGAHANYPDGVEDNTHFQAHGAIEVARLVAAALKRQRVLPPYLVRRLGDDLPDSAVTWPAERPVRTRVA; the protein is encoded by the coding sequence ATGATCCGTCGCAGCTTCCTCGCCGCGTCCGCGGCCGTCCTCGGCGCCCCGCTGATCGCCACTCCCGCCTGGGCCGCCCCCGGCCGGGCACCGCGCGTCTTCGTCACCGGCGACTCCACCGCCTCCACCTACGCCGCCCACGAGGCGCCCCGGACCGGCTGGGGGCAGGCCCTGGAGCTCTTCCTCGGCCACGGCGCCACCGTCGACAACCGCGCCCTGTCCGGCGCCAGCTCCAAGAGCTTCGCCGACCTGGGCCTGCTCGACGGGGTGCTGGCCGACATCCGCCCCGGCGACCACCTCCTGGTCTCCTTCGGGCACAACGACTCCAAGTCAGCGGACCCCGACCGCTACACCGAGCCCTGGAGCACCTACCAGGAGCAGCTCACCGTCTACCTCGACGGCGCGCGCGAGCGCGGCGCCCACCCGGTCCTGGTCACCTCCGTCGAGCGGCGCCGCTTCACCGGCGACGGCGCGCCCCGCGAGTCCCACGGCGACTACCCGGCGGCCATGCGCGCCCTGGCCGACCGCGAGGACGTGCCCCTGGTCGACCTCACCGCGCTCAGCCTGGAACTGTGGGGCGAGCTGGGCCCCGAGGGCACCAAGGGCCACTTCCTGTGGCTGGACCCGGGCGCCCACGCCAACTACCCGGACGGCGTCGAGGACAACACCCACTTCCAGGCGCACGGCGCGATCGAGGTCGCGCGCCTGGTCGCCGCCGCGCTCAAACGGCAGCGCGTCCTGCCCCCGTACCTCGTCCGCCGACTGGGCGACGACCTCCCCGACTCCGCGGTGACCTGGCCCGCCGAGCGCCCGGTGCGGACCCGGGTCGCGTGA
- a CDS encoding aldo/keto reductase translates to MTVPGITLSNGLRIPQLGFGVWQVRDDDVVDAVSTALETGYRSIDTAAAYGNEAGVGEAVRRSGLERDDVFVTSKLANPDQGYDATLRALDASLQRLRMDRLDLYLIHWPLPARDLYVPTWKALERLYAEGRVRAIGVCNFQPAHLERVMEEGGIAPMVNQIELHPLLTQADLRGFHAKHGIVTEAWSPLGQGRLLDHPTVTAVAAEYERTPAQILLRWHIQLGNVVIPKSVTPERIRSNFEVFDFELAEADMDRVSGLNTDSRYGPDPDAFDGD, encoded by the coding sequence ATGACGGTTCCCGGCATCACGTTGAGTAACGGACTGCGGATCCCGCAACTGGGGTTCGGTGTCTGGCAGGTGCGCGACGACGACGTGGTCGACGCCGTGTCGACCGCGTTGGAGACGGGCTACCGCAGCATCGACACCGCGGCCGCCTACGGCAACGAGGCGGGCGTCGGCGAGGCGGTGCGCCGGTCGGGCCTCGAACGCGACGACGTGTTCGTCACCTCGAAGCTGGCCAACCCCGACCAGGGGTACGACGCCACGCTGCGCGCGCTGGACGCCAGTCTCCAGCGCCTGAGGATGGACCGGCTGGACCTGTACCTCATCCACTGGCCCCTGCCCGCGCGCGACCTCTACGTGCCCACCTGGAAGGCCCTGGAGCGCCTCTACGCGGAGGGGCGCGTCCGTGCCATCGGCGTGTGCAACTTCCAGCCCGCGCACCTGGAACGGGTCATGGAGGAGGGCGGCATCGCCCCGATGGTCAACCAGATCGAGCTGCACCCGCTGCTCACCCAGGCGGACCTGCGCGGCTTCCACGCCAAGCACGGGATCGTCACCGAGGCCTGGAGCCCTCTGGGCCAGGGCAGGCTCCTGGACCACCCCACCGTCACCGCCGTCGCCGCCGAGTACGAGCGCACGCCGGCCCAGATCCTGCTGCGCTGGCACATCCAGCTCGGCAACGTGGTGATCCCCAAGTCGGTGACCCCGGAGCGGATCCGGTCCAACTTCGAGGTGTTCGACTTCGAACTCGCCGAGGCGGACATGGACCGTGTCAGCGGGCTCAACACCGACAGCCGCTACGGCCCCGACCCCGACGCGTTCGACGGCGACTGA
- a CDS encoding DMT family transporter, with protein MPRSLVPALLAAGLVVMWSSGFVGAELGTRQAPATTLLAWRFLVVAGLLAAWCLYRGARMSGRDLALHAALGVLAQGGYLYGVVAAAQTGVTAGTSALVASLQPLVATALAVPLLGERVRFRQIAGLVVGLGGVGLVVGSELLRPGSAPWWGYALPFGAMLSLVAATLLERRARPGGSVVTALAVQCAVSAVLFTGLAAATGTLAPPATAGFWAAVAWVVVLSTLGGYGLYWANLARFGVARVSALLYLTPPTTLVWTWVMFREAMGVGALAGTAVCAVAVALVLLPSGSRAGPRVPHRAGARTGTGAGTRLGGEAGTGAGARPGNEAGTGARARAARG; from the coding sequence GTGCCGCGTTCCCTGGTACCCGCTCTACTGGCCGCAGGACTGGTGGTGATGTGGAGTTCCGGCTTCGTCGGAGCCGAGCTCGGCACCCGCCAGGCCCCGGCCACGACCCTGCTCGCCTGGCGCTTCCTCGTCGTCGCCGGGCTGCTGGCGGCCTGGTGCCTGTACCGGGGCGCCCGGATGTCCGGACGGGACCTGGCGCTGCACGCCGCGCTCGGCGTGCTGGCGCAGGGCGGCTACCTGTACGGGGTGGTCGCCGCCGCCCAGACGGGGGTCACCGCCGGCACCAGCGCCCTGGTGGCGTCCCTGCAACCGCTGGTCGCCACCGCGCTGGCGGTGCCGCTACTGGGCGAGCGGGTGCGCTTCCGGCAGATCGCGGGTCTGGTGGTGGGCCTAGGCGGCGTGGGACTCGTGGTCGGTTCGGAACTGCTGCGGCCCGGTTCCGCCCCCTGGTGGGGCTACGCGCTGCCGTTCGGCGCGATGCTCTCGCTGGTGGCGGCGACCCTCCTGGAGCGCCGCGCCCGCCCCGGCGGGTCCGTGGTGACCGCACTGGCCGTGCAGTGCGCGGTGAGCGCGGTCCTGTTCACGGGCCTGGCCGCCGCCACCGGAACGCTGGCGCCGCCCGCCACCGCGGGGTTCTGGGCGGCCGTGGCGTGGGTGGTGGTGCTGTCGACGCTCGGCGGATACGGGCTGTACTGGGCGAACCTGGCCCGCTTCGGCGTGGCGCGCGTGTCGGCCCTGCTGTACCTGACGCCGCCCACCACGCTCGTGTGGACCTGGGTGATGTTCCGGGAGGCGATGGGCGTCGGCGCGCTGGCCGGGACCGCGGTGTGCGCGGTGGCCGTGGCCCTGGTGCTCCTGCCGTCGGGGTCGCGGGCGGGGCCGCGAGTGCCTCACCGGGCCGGGGCACGGACCGGAACGGGAGCCGGGACCCGCCTTGGCGGCGAGGCAGGGACGGGAGCCGGAGCCCGACCCGGAAACGAGGCCGGAACCGGGGCACGGGCACGGGCCGCACGGGGCTAA
- a CDS encoding pectinesterase family protein, with the protein MRTSPTTALRLAALPLALAGVLGASAIATASTTTAPSTTAAVTTATSTSTTTSTAREATVSTDDSAPVITVEADGSGDFSSVQEAVDAAHAGTTVRIGAGVYREPVVVATSDLTLVGATGDPRDVVITYDRASGLPKPGGGTWGTSGSASVVISGDDVHTRDLTFENSFLREEHPEVTSTQAVAVRTTGDRLVFDNVRFLGHQDTLYANSPNTESTSRQYYRNCYVEGDVDFVFGRGTAVFHGCEIRSLDRGSDSDNGYVTAPSTPPEQEFGFLFTESCFTSDAPAESVYLGRPWVPSSAPDARPQALIRDSWMGRHFKEQGWIEMSSGHDWRQFQLREFDNHGPGALTTPDRPQMSAEEAAGHTAEAYLAGADGWNPVREPARPVCTARGR; encoded by the coding sequence GTGCGCACCTCCCCGACCACGGCGCTGAGGCTCGCGGCCCTGCCGCTCGCCCTCGCCGGCGTCCTGGGCGCCTCCGCCATCGCGACGGCGTCCACGACCACCGCGCCCAGCACGACGGCCGCCGTCACCACGGCCACCAGCACCAGCACCACGACGAGCACGGCACGAGAGGCGACCGTGAGCACCGACGACAGCGCGCCCGTGATCACCGTCGAGGCCGACGGGTCCGGCGACTTCTCCAGCGTCCAGGAGGCGGTCGACGCCGCACACGCCGGTACCACCGTGCGCATCGGCGCCGGCGTGTACCGCGAACCCGTGGTCGTCGCCACCTCCGACCTGACCCTGGTCGGCGCGACCGGCGACCCGCGGGACGTGGTCATCACCTACGACCGCGCCTCCGGCCTGCCCAAGCCGGGCGGCGGGACGTGGGGGACCTCCGGCAGCGCCAGTGTCGTCATCTCCGGCGACGACGTGCACACCCGCGACCTGACCTTCGAGAACTCCTTCCTGCGCGAGGAGCACCCCGAGGTCACCTCCACCCAGGCGGTGGCGGTCCGCACCACCGGCGACCGCCTGGTGTTCGACAACGTCCGCTTCCTGGGGCACCAGGACACCCTCTACGCCAACTCGCCCAACACCGAGAGCACGTCCCGGCAGTACTACCGGAACTGCTACGTGGAGGGGGACGTGGACTTCGTCTTCGGCCGCGGCACGGCCGTCTTCCACGGCTGCGAGATCCGCTCCCTGGACCGCGGCAGCGACAGTGACAACGGGTACGTGACCGCGCCGAGCACGCCGCCGGAGCAGGAGTTCGGCTTCCTGTTCACGGAGTCCTGCTTCACCAGCGACGCGCCGGCGGAGTCGGTCTACCTGGGCCGCCCGTGGGTGCCCAGCTCCGCCCCCGACGCCCGGCCCCAGGCGCTGATCCGCGACTCCTGGATGGGACGGCACTTCAAGGAGCAGGGCTGGATCGAGATGTCCTCCGGACACGACTGGCGCCAGTTCCAGCTGCGCGAGTTCGACAACCACGGCCCGGGCGCGCTCACCACGCCGGACCGCCCGCAGATGAGCGCGGAGGAGGCCGCCGGCCACACCGCCGAGGCCTACCTGGCGGGGGCCGACGGCTGGAACCCGGTCCGGGAGCCCGCCCGGCCGGTGTGCACGGCCCGCGGCCGGTAG
- a CDS encoding PucR family transcriptional regulator — protein sequence MGREERALVGAELARDRAALVDRIVAEVYERVPAYQALHESQLSEVRAIAAWLVTRSLELWAGGASGLAPEDVARLRGVGRARAADGRSIDAVVRAHRVGSAAAVRLVAEAAADRLDAADVFALSELWLTAVDQISESLSVGHTEAARMLDADVERARRTFLDDLLIGRQSSRGAVRDRARILGITPPDPAVLVVAEPAPDPAGAMALLDLIEPTGADPLLTTRAGRAVLLVAPADAAQVTAVLGGRPWRGCALAPRALTGMSAAYRLADDALETAPPHAFGEHGVLGEADACVLALLNGGPVTPEAARRAALGPLLSGAHSHLLETLRAYFRAGAATTAADALHVHPQTLRYRLRQVRELTGHDPHRPWPRFVLETACAIAP from the coding sequence ATGGGCCGCGAGGAGCGCGCCCTCGTGGGCGCCGAGCTGGCGCGCGACCGGGCCGCCCTGGTGGACCGGATCGTCGCCGAGGTGTACGAGCGTGTGCCCGCGTACCAGGCCCTGCACGAGTCCCAGTTGAGCGAGGTCCGCGCGATCGCCGCGTGGCTGGTCACCCGGTCGCTGGAGCTGTGGGCGGGCGGTGCCTCCGGGCTGGCCCCGGAGGACGTGGCGCGGCTGCGCGGCGTGGGCCGGGCCCGGGCGGCGGACGGCCGCTCCATCGACGCCGTGGTGCGGGCCCACCGGGTGGGGTCGGCGGCGGCGGTCCGGCTGGTGGCGGAGGCCGCGGCCGACCGGCTCGACGCCGCGGACGTGTTCGCTCTGAGCGAACTCTGGCTGACCGCCGTCGACCAGATCTCGGAGAGCCTGTCGGTGGGCCACACCGAGGCCGCGCGGATGCTGGACGCCGACGTCGAGCGGGCCCGGCGGACCTTCCTCGACGACCTGCTCATCGGCCGCCAGTCCTCGCGCGGCGCGGTGCGCGACCGGGCGCGCATCCTCGGCATCACCCCGCCGGACCCGGCCGTGCTGGTCGTGGCCGAGCCCGCGCCCGACCCCGCCGGCGCCATGGCCCTGCTCGACCTGATCGAACCCACCGGCGCCGACCCCCTGCTGACCACCCGGGCCGGACGCGCGGTCCTGCTGGTCGCCCCCGCGGACGCCGCACAGGTGACCGCCGTGCTGGGCGGGCGCCCCTGGCGGGGCTGCGCGCTCGCACCACGGGCCCTCACCGGCATGTCCGCCGCCTACCGGCTGGCCGACGACGCCCTGGAGACGGCGCCCCCGCACGCCTTCGGCGAGCACGGCGTCCTCGGGGAGGCCGACGCGTGCGTCCTGGCCCTGTTGAACGGCGGACCGGTCACTCCGGAGGCGGCCCGTCGGGCGGCGCTGGGCCCGCTGCTGTCCGGCGCCCACTCCCACCTGCTGGAGACGCTGCGCGCCTACTTCCGGGCCGGTGCCGCGACCACGGCCGCCGACGCCCTGCACGTGCACCCGCAGACCCTGCGCTACCGGCTCCGCCAGGTGCGGGAGCTGACCGGCCACGACCCGCACCGCCCCTGGCCGCGCTTCGTCCTGGAGACCGCCTGCGCCATCGCGCCGTGA